A section of the Elusimicrobiota bacterium genome encodes:
- a CDS encoding GTP-binding protein encodes MAKAKFERTKPHVNIGTIGHVDHGKTTLTAAITLYLSKKGLATAKRYDEIDNAPEEKARGVTINVHHAEYQTDKRHYAHVDC; translated from the coding sequence ATGGCCAAGGCGAAATTCGAGCGCACCAAGCCGCACGTCAACATCGGGACGATCGGGCACGTGGACCACGGCAAGACGACCCTGACCGCGGCGATCACCCTCTACCTCTCCAAGAAGGGCTTGGCGACGGCCAAGCGCTACGACGAGATCGACAACGCTCCGGAAGAGAAGGCGCGGGGCGTGACGATCAACGTGCACCACGCGGAGTACCAGACGGACAAGCGGCACTACGCGCACGTGGACTGC
- a CDS encoding nucleoside deaminase: protein MRKDDLKFMKAAIREARQGLREGGIPIGAVLVKGGRVIGRGHNRRVQKKSAILHAEMDCLENAGRLKARDYRRCTLYSTLSPCAMCTGAILLYKIPRVVIGENRTFKGPESYSRRFTRLVNLDLAECRELMADFIRRRPELWNEDIGV from the coding sequence ATGCGCAAGGACGATCTCAAGTTCATGAAAGCCGCCATCCGAGAGGCCCGCCAGGGCCTGCGCGAAGGCGGCATCCCCATTGGAGCGGTCCTGGTCAAGGGCGGCCGCGTCATAGGCCGCGGCCACAACCGCCGGGTGCAGAAGAAGTCGGCCATCCTGCACGCGGAGATGGACTGCCTGGAGAACGCCGGCCGGCTCAAGGCCCGCGACTACCGGCGCTGCACGCTCTACTCGACGCTCTCGCCCTGCGCCATGTGCACCGGCGCCATCCTCCTCTACAAGATCCCCCGCGTGGTCATCGGCGAGAACCGGACCTTCAAGGGCCCGGAGAGCTACTCGCGCCGCTTCACCCGTCTGGTCAACCTCGACCTGGCCGAGTGCCGCGAGCTGATGGCGGATTTCATACGCCGCCGCCCGGAGTTATGGAACGAAGACATAGGGGTTTGA